The Xylocopa sonorina isolate GNS202 chromosome 17, iyXylSono1_principal, whole genome shotgun sequence genome includes a region encoding these proteins:
- the LOC143431231 gene encoding uncharacterized protein LOC143431231 has translation MGRRTAVFLLIVVSLVVQGSNGNECGYPGAPAHGSVRFTIPGIEDIVDEEDALLKDTILPVSTVATYSCEPGFELLGPARRQCQADGSWTPEGVPFCVLNVAGGKAPMQSSSAEGGIPQRAVDGSSGQSYTPQTCTLTRPEHRPWWYVNLLEPYMVQLVRLDFGKPCCGDGIPGTIVVRVGNNRPDLGTNPICNRFTGPLEEGQPLFLPCNPPMPGAFVSVHLEANTPAPIPVQLSLCEAFVYTDQALPIEGCPQFRDQPPGSTATYNGKCYIFYNREPMIFRDALAFCRTRGGTLIDESNPALQGFISWELWRRHRSDTSSQYWMGAVRDQKDRTVWRWTGSGEEVSVSFWSLSQGTEEDCARYDGSRGWLWSDTACTARLNFICQHQPRACGRPEQPPNSTMRVTTTMDRKSGSMYQVGTTVEYTCNAGSFLAGPSSRVCLDTGFYNKFPPVCKSIECGYPANIKHGGYTLINNTVSYMSQVLYSCDEGYEMTGRARLTCDTDERWNGPPPHCEPILCDPPTPVPHSYIQIDEIDETETMPSKASVNRSLLVGSIVTYTCEKGYRLSGFRQILCLPTGLYDHVAPTCTEEPRTTITAPPRITVRPTTARPRQTFLPPRVRATTTSTTTTTTNTPVPPRKVASTAELPATVRETMAKKPNVGMQRPAPAPSPSLNDESSDHPQDNEISGSGVDHAQAGIGTGVPEPSGPFRVDSADQSSNTHQAKLNLGAVIALGVFGGFVFLAAVITTVVILIRRNRGRSSKHYRHRASPDCNTVASFGSSSSESRGGLNRYYRQAWENLHETAGHKTNHPPLRRKETLDEPGYRENYRGNNTERDGSELVVSDVATYPANKHASISDKKRHHHHHHHHHGNSTPEWRQSQSHHRY, from the exons GCTCCAATGGCAACGAATGCGGCTATCCTGGGGCTCCTGCGCACGGTAGCGTCCGCTTCACGATTCCAGGCATCGAGGATATCGTAGACGAAGAGGATGCCCTTCTAAAAGACACGATACTGCCAGTGAGCACAGTGGCCACGTACTCTTGCGAGCCAGGCTTCGAACTTCTGGGCCCTGCGAGGAGACAGTGTCAAGCTGATGGCTCCTGGACACCGGAAGGGGTACCATTTTGCG TTTTGAATGTGGCTGGAGGTAAAGCTCCCATGCAATCCAGCAGCGCGGAAGGCGGAATTCCTCAGCGTGCCGTGGATGGCAGCAGTGGACAAAGTTATACCCCTCAAACCTGCACCCTCACAAGACCTGAGCATCGACCCTGGTGGTACGTCAACTTACTGGAACCGTACATGGTGCAACTGGTGCGTCTAGACTTTGGCAAACCATGCTGTG GCGATGGTATACCCGGAACAATTGTGGTTCGCGTCGGGAACAATCGGCCGGACTTGGGAACGAATCCAATTTGCAATCGTTTCACCGGCCCCCTCGAAGAAGGGCAACCTCTTTTCTTACCCTGCAATCCGCCTATGCCTGGAGCTTTCGTTTCCGTGCACTTGGAGGCGAACACACCGGCACCGATACCAGTGCAGCTCTCGTTGTGCGAGGCTTTCGTGTACACGGACCAG GCTCTGCCCATCGAGGGCTGTCCACAATTCAGGGATCAACCGCCAGGTTCGACGGCGACCTACAATGGGAAATGTTACATATTCTACAATCGCGAACCGATGATATTCAGGGACGCATTGGCGTTCTGTCGAACACGAGGTGGCACTTTAATAGACGAGAGCAATCCTGCTTTGCAAGGATTCATTTCATGGGAATTGTGGAGGAGGCACAG GAGCGACACTTCGAGTCAGTATTGGATGGGTGCGGTGAGGGATCAGAAGGATCGCACGGTTTGGAGGTGGACGGGAAGCGGCGAAGAGGTTTCCGTTTCGTTCTGGAGTCTGTCTCAAGGCACAGAAGAGGACTGTGCTCGATACGACGGTAGCAGAGGCTGGCTTTGGTCTGATACCGCTTGTACGGCTCGATTGAATTTCATCTGTCAACACC AACCACGAGCGTGTGGCCGACCAGAACAGCCTCCGAATTCCACGATGAGGGTGACCACAACGATGGATCGCAAATCCGGAAGCATGTACCAAGTTGGCACGACGGTGGAATACACCTGTAACGCTGGCAGCTTTCTTGCGGGCCCGTCCAGCCGTGTCTGCCTCGACACAGGCTTCTACAATAAGTTTCCACCGGTGTGCAAAA GCATCGAATGCGGTTATCCAGCGAACATAAAACACGGGGGCTACACACTTATCAACAATACCGTTAGTTATATGAGTCAGGTGCTTTACTCCTGCGATGAAGGATACGAGATGACTG GCCGTGCAAGACTAACTTGCGACACCGATGAACGTTGGAATGGACCACCACCTCATTGCGAGCCAATTCTTTGCGATCCTCCGACTCCAGTCCCGCACAGTTACATTCAGATCGACGAAATCGACGAAACAGAGACGATGCCTTCGAAGGCTAGCGTCAATCGAAGCCTTCTCGTAGGCAGCATCGTTACCTACACCTGCGAGAAGGGCTACAGACTCTCCGGATTCCGACAAATCTTGTGTTTACCTACTGGATTGTACGACCACGTCGCACCCACCTGCACAG AAGAACCGCGCACTACAATAACCGCTCCCCCTCGAATCACCGTGCGACCAACCACCGCCAGGCCACGACAGACGTTCCTACCACCCCGTGTTCGAGCGACGACGACGTCAACGACGACTACAACCACCAATACACCTGTGCCACCTCGAAAAGTGGCCAGCACCGCAGAGTTACCAGCGACGGTACGAGAGACGATGGCGAAGAAACCGAATGTTGGTATGCAGAGGCCAGCGCCAGCTCCATCGCCATCCTTGAACGACGAGAGCAGCGATCATCCTCAGGACAACGAGATCTCTGGCAGTGGAGTGGACCACGCTCAGGCTGGCATTGGGACAGGCGTGCCAGAGCCGTCAGGCCCGTTCCGTGTGGACAGCGCGGACCAATCGAGTAACACGCATCAAGCGAAATTAAATCTAGGCGCGGTGATCGCCTTGGGCGTCTTTGGCGGTTTCGTATTCCTAGCCGCTGTTATCACCACCGTCGTAATACTCATACGCAG AAATCGCGGTAGAAGCAGCAAGCACTATCGACATCGCGCGTCCCCCGATTGCAATACCGTGGCCAGCTTTGGGAGCAGTTCCTCTGAGAGTCGCGGTGGTCTGAATCGATACTACCGCCAGGCCTGGGAGAATCTGCATGAGACAGCCGGCCATAAGACCAATCATCCTCCTCTGCGTCGCAAGGAGACCCTGGATGAACCAGGATACCGAGAAAATTACCGTGGTAACAACACCGAGAGGGACGGCTCGGAATTAGTTGTGAGCGATGTGGCCACTTACCCGGCCAACAAGCACGCGAGCATCTCCGACAAGAAACGccaccatcatcatcatcatcatcaccacGGTAACTCCACGCCCGAGTGGAGGCAGTCCCAGTCCCATCACAGATACTGA